A part of Salvelinus sp. IW2-2015 linkage group LG16, ASM291031v2, whole genome shotgun sequence genomic DNA contains:
- the aqp12 gene encoding aquaporin 12 isoform X1 — MSGLNVTLGYFLAVVVFGAAFRTLFRKWPRLSVAAEFPASFVLVACWLEVQTIKEVGEWAGGLGPDVTLTILFLVLLTHGVICAGATGNPSLTLMNFLLLETHTLPTLLALAAQFLGAHLALLGAGYYWALELNDMHMIKNLMSRECSTALRVSLVQGVISECVCAFIFYLIYLSLKHRSALIRVPLVAAVLTFFSHSASDYTMAFLNPSLAYGLTFYCPGFTFTEYSVVYWLGPIFGKSNNIFVTYKHLIKKGFIFDNEAYVAYVAGNTDILFSGMTLALLLYMGHIPRIFTKNLLYSQKTRFRVPKGEGDKKK, encoded by the exons ATGTCTGGACTCAATGTCACCCTTGGTTACTTTCTCGCTGTTGTGGTGTTTGGTGCAGCCTTTAGAACCCTTTTCAGAAAATGGCCTCGTTTGAGCGTTGCAGCAGAGTTTCCGGCCTCGTTTGTGCTGGTGGCATGCTGGCTGGAGGTGCAGACCATTAAAGAGGTGGGCGAGTGGGCAGGAGGACTGGGTCCAGACGTGACTCTAACCATACTGTTTTTAGTGCTGCTGACCCATGGTGTGATCTGTGCCGGAGCCACTGGAAACCCCTCCCTGACTCTGATGAATTTCCTGCTGCTGGAGACCCATACTCTGCCCACTCtgctggctctggctgctcagTTCCTGGGGGCACACCTGGCTCTGCTTGGGGCTGGCTACTACTGGGCCCTGGAGCTTAACGACATGCACATGATCAAGAACCTGATGTCAAGGGAGTGCAGCACAGCCCTGCGTGTCTCCCTGGTGCAGGGGGTcatttctgagtgtgtgtgtgcattcatctTTTATCTGATATACCTCAGCCTGAAACATCGCTCTGCGCTGATTCGGGTTCCTCTCGTTGCAGCTGTGCTCACCTTCTTCTCCCATTCAG CCAGTGATTATACCATGGCTTTCCTGAACCCCTCCCTGGCCTATGGCCTTACCTTCTACTGTCCCGGGTTCACCTTTACAGAGTACTCAGTGGTCTACTGGCTTGGGCCCATTTTTGgtaagtcaaacaacatttttgTTACATACAAACACCTGATAAAAAAAGGCTTTATCTTTGACAATGAGGCTTATGTTGCTTATGTAGCTGGTAATACAGATATCCTCTTTTCAGGAATGACCCTTGCCCTTCTCCTGTACATGGGCCACATTCCTAGGATTTTTACCAAGAACCTGCTGTATTCCCAGAAAACCCGCTTCCGTGtgccaaagggggagggagaTAAAAAAAAGTGA
- the rpp21 gene encoding ribonuclease P protein subunit p21 produces the protein MAANLKDKEAYQRLNFLYQAAHCVLSQTPENVELARFYCFTQKTIAKRLVLRQDPAVKRALCKKCCSLLVPGVTATARQRRIKYRNRMTVLQCLSCGQSKRFLNNPEHRLWVDQPEAQLENQSQPEQGHSTKELQKEKADGPVSQKSSTGPSSTQHQVSPSKPKT, from the exons ATGGCAGCAAACTTGAAAGACAAGGAAGCCTATCAAAGACTAAACTTTCTATATCAG GCTGCACACTGTGTTTTGTCTCAAACCCCTGAGAATGTGGAATTGGCTCGTTTTTACTGCTTCACTCAGAagaccattgcaaaacgtttGGTGCTGAGACA AGACCCCGCAGTGAAAAGAGCATTATGTAAGAAGTGCTGCTCTTTGTTGGTCCCAGGAGTAACTGCCACAGCCAGACAGAGAA GGATTAAGTACAGAAACCGCATGACTGTGCTGCAGTGTCTCAGCTGTGGACAGAGCAAGAGGTTCCTTAACAATCCGGAGCATCGCCTGTGGGTGGACCAGCCTGAGGCCCAGCTGGAGAACCAATCACAGCCAG AACAAGGTCACTCCACTAAAGAGTTGCAGAAGGAGAAAGCTGATGGACCCGTATCTCAGAAATCCTCTACAGGGCCTTCCTCTACCCAGCACCAGGTGTCTCCATCAAAGCCCAAAACCTGA
- the aqp12 gene encoding aquaporin 12 isoform X2 has protein sequence MSGLNVTLGYFLAVVVFGAAFRTLFRKWPRLSVAAEFPASFVLVACWLEVQTIKEVGEWAGGLGPDVTLTILFLVLLTHGVICAGATGNPSLTLMNFLLLETHTLPTLLALAAQFLGAHLALLGAGYYWALELNDMHMIKNLMSRECSTALRVSLVQGVISECVCAFIFYLIYLSLKHRSALIRVPLVAAVLTFFSHSASDYTMAFLNPSLAYGLTFYCPGFTFTEYSVVYWLGPIFGMTLALLLYMGHIPRIFTKNLLYSQKTRFRVPKGEGDKKK, from the exons ATGTCTGGACTCAATGTCACCCTTGGTTACTTTCTCGCTGTTGTGGTGTTTGGTGCAGCCTTTAGAACCCTTTTCAGAAAATGGCCTCGTTTGAGCGTTGCAGCAGAGTTTCCGGCCTCGTTTGTGCTGGTGGCATGCTGGCTGGAGGTGCAGACCATTAAAGAGGTGGGCGAGTGGGCAGGAGGACTGGGTCCAGACGTGACTCTAACCATACTGTTTTTAGTGCTGCTGACCCATGGTGTGATCTGTGCCGGAGCCACTGGAAACCCCTCCCTGACTCTGATGAATTTCCTGCTGCTGGAGACCCATACTCTGCCCACTCtgctggctctggctgctcagTTCCTGGGGGCACACCTGGCTCTGCTTGGGGCTGGCTACTACTGGGCCCTGGAGCTTAACGACATGCACATGATCAAGAACCTGATGTCAAGGGAGTGCAGCACAGCCCTGCGTGTCTCCCTGGTGCAGGGGGTcatttctgagtgtgtgtgtgcattcatctTTTATCTGATATACCTCAGCCTGAAACATCGCTCTGCGCTGATTCGGGTTCCTCTCGTTGCAGCTGTGCTCACCTTCTTCTCCCATTCAG CCAGTGATTATACCATGGCTTTCCTGAACCCCTCCCTGGCCTATGGCCTTACCTTCTACTGTCCCGGGTTCACCTTTACAGAGTACTCAGTGGTCTACTGGCTTGGGCCCATTTTTG GAATGACCCTTGCCCTTCTCCTGTACATGGGCCACATTCCTAGGATTTTTACCAAGAACCTGCTGTATTCCCAGAAAACCCGCTTCCGTGtgccaaagggggagggagaTAAAAAAAAGTGA